In Lujinxingia sediminis, a single genomic region encodes these proteins:
- the gmk gene encoding guanylate kinase, which translates to MRRTEAIEFIKKYKDVEMAEQGVLLIVCGPSGVGKTSLCRALLEARPRLTPSVSYTTRARRGDEVDGKAYHFVDVPTFEAMIERDEFAEWAKVHGNYYGTSSKVIEAAWGEGHDVLFDIDYQGARQLKERYPHATTVLVAPPDMTTLEERLRGRGTDAEEVIERRLNAARHELNQHELFEFLLENRDFDAALGALSAIYDSARHARAMKVDWLNALLKLP; encoded by the coding sequence TTGCGGCGCACCGAAGCGATTGAGTTTATCAAGAAGTACAAGGACGTAGAGATGGCCGAGCAGGGCGTATTGCTGATCGTGTGTGGACCTTCCGGCGTGGGAAAGACCAGCCTGTGCCGGGCGCTCCTGGAGGCCCGTCCGCGGCTTACGCCCAGCGTCAGCTACACCACCCGCGCGCGTCGCGGCGATGAAGTCGACGGGAAGGCCTACCACTTTGTGGACGTGCCCACCTTTGAGGCGATGATCGAACGCGACGAGTTTGCCGAGTGGGCGAAGGTACACGGCAACTACTACGGCACCTCCTCGAAGGTCATTGAGGCGGCCTGGGGCGAGGGGCATGACGTGCTCTTTGACATCGACTATCAGGGCGCACGTCAGCTTAAGGAACGCTACCCGCATGCGACCACGGTGCTCGTGGCGCCGCCGGATATGACGACGCTGGAGGAACGACTGCGCGGCCGTGGCACCGATGCCGAAGAGGTGATCGAGCGTCGCCTCAACGCGGCGCGTCACGAGCTCAATCAGCATGAGCTCTTTGAGTTTTTGCTGGAGAACCGCGACTTCGATGCGGCGCTCGGGGCGCTCAGCGCCATCTACGACTCGGCGCGCCACGCCCGCGCGATGAAGGTCGACTGGCTCAACGCGTTGCTCAAGCTGCCCTGA
- the mnmA gene encoding tRNA 2-thiouridine(34) synthase MnmA translates to MASAVQDRVVVAMSGGVDSSVTAGILAGEGYDAVGIAMRLYSTPQESYTKSCCSPDDLFDARTVADSLSIPFYVANYEDAFRERVIEYFVSEYRRGRTPNPCVACNDHLKFDILLQRSLALGASYLATGHFARIDRSGDVPKLLRGVDRNKDQSYFLFGLPREALGRILFPLGGMTKDEVRDIARTMGLETAEKAESQEICFVGGGDYKAFVAKLLSEQERTPGRIVTTSGEVLGEHDGIHNFTVGQRRGLGLSYHEPLYVKAIRPEDGTVVVGGRDELAARGLVAERCNWLSFDRPNGPIECQVKIRYAGEPVPCLLTVGADPTTAFVEFEESQRAVTPGQAAVFYQGEEVLGGGWIEEPRS, encoded by the coding sequence ATCGCCAGCGCGGTGCAGGACCGTGTGGTGGTCGCCATGAGCGGTGGGGTCGACAGTTCGGTGACCGCCGGCATCCTCGCCGGTGAGGGCTATGATGCGGTGGGCATCGCGATGCGCCTCTACTCCACGCCGCAGGAGTCCTACACCAAGAGCTGCTGCTCGCCAGACGATCTGTTCGACGCGCGCACCGTGGCCGACTCCCTCTCGATTCCCTTCTACGTGGCCAACTACGAAGATGCGTTTCGCGAGCGGGTGATCGAGTATTTTGTCTCGGAGTATCGCCGGGGTCGCACGCCGAACCCCTGCGTGGCGTGCAATGATCACTTGAAGTTCGACATTCTGCTGCAGCGCTCCCTGGCGTTGGGCGCGAGCTATCTGGCCACGGGGCATTTCGCCCGCATCGACCGCAGTGGGGATGTTCCGAAGTTGTTGCGCGGCGTCGACCGCAACAAAGATCAGTCCTACTTCCTCTTCGGACTTCCGCGCGAGGCGCTCGGACGCATCCTCTTCCCGCTGGGCGGCATGACCAAGGATGAAGTCCGCGACATCGCCCGCACGATGGGGCTGGAGACCGCCGAGAAGGCTGAAAGTCAGGAGATCTGCTTTGTGGGCGGGGGCGACTACAAGGCCTTTGTCGCCAAACTGCTCTCGGAGCAGGAACGCACCCCGGGGCGCATTGTGACGACCTCCGGTGAGGTGCTTGGCGAGCATGACGGTATCCATAACTTCACCGTGGGACAGCGCCGTGGGTTGGGGCTGAGCTACCATGAGCCGCTCTACGTCAAAGCCATTCGCCCCGAAGACGGCACGGTGGTTGTGGGCGGACGCGATGAGCTGGCAGCGCGCGGGCTTGTGGCCGAGCGCTGCAACTGGCTCTCGTTTGACCGCCCCAATGGACCGATCGAGTGTCAGGTCAAGATCCGCTATGCCGGCGAGCCGGTGCCCTGCCTGTTGACGGTGGGCGCGGACCCGACGACGGCATTTGTCGAGTTTGAAGAGTCGCAACGCGCGGTCACCCCCGGGCAGGCCGCGGTCTTCTATCAGGGCGAGGAGGTCCTGGGCGGGGGCTGGATCGAAGAGCCCCGGAGCTAA
- the rnc gene encoding ribonuclease III, translating into MGATKHKRDALQYEHREDLGALEEALGYTFATRELLERALTHRSYANETAGVVGDNQRLEFLGDAVLGLVVAHLLFEDDRQAAEGALSSRQSDLVCEAALVQRADELCLGEHLRLGRGEVLTGGRSKPGLLADAYEAILAAVYLDGGFDAAREVIERQHGRLISEGVLAQPLATMVGEGAQKSPTDFKSYLQREVQRQCEEHPRYLIVAEEGPDHARTFVAEVHVDQVALGRGQGQSKKQAQQEAARQAIERLEAAGGDLSQLKIAPLPPEGRAG; encoded by the coding sequence ATGGGCGCGACGAAGCATAAACGCGACGCGTTGCAGTACGAGCACCGCGAAGACCTCGGGGCGCTCGAAGAGGCGCTGGGCTACACCTTTGCGACGCGCGAGCTTCTGGAGCGCGCGCTGACCCATCGCTCCTATGCCAATGAGACCGCGGGGGTTGTGGGCGATAATCAGCGCCTGGAGTTTCTGGGCGATGCGGTGCTGGGACTTGTCGTCGCGCACCTACTTTTTGAAGACGATCGCCAGGCGGCCGAGGGTGCGCTCTCCAGCCGCCAGTCGGATCTGGTGTGTGAGGCCGCGCTGGTACAGCGCGCCGATGAGCTCTGCCTTGGCGAGCATCTTCGACTGGGGCGCGGCGAGGTGCTCACCGGCGGGCGGAGCAAGCCCGGGCTCCTGGCCGACGCCTATGAGGCGATCCTGGCGGCGGTTTACCTCGACGGTGGGTTTGACGCGGCGCGCGAGGTGATCGAGAGGCAGCATGGCCGCCTGATCTCCGAGGGCGTACTCGCCCAGCCGCTTGCGACGATGGTCGGGGAGGGGGCGCAGAAATCTCCCACCGACTTTAAGAGTTATCTGCAGCGGGAGGTGCAACGGCAGTGCGAGGAGCACCCGCGCTACCTCATCGTGGCCGAAGAGGGCCCCGACCACGCCCGCACCTTTGTGGCCGAGGTTCACGTGGATCAGGTCGCGCTGGGGCGAGGGCAGGGCCAGTCCAAGAAGCAGGCTCAGCAGGAGGCGGCACGCCAGGCCATCGAGCGGCTGGAAGCCGCCGGCGGTGATTTGTCGCAGCTCAAAATCGCCCCGTTGCCCCCGGAAGGGCGCGCGGGGTAA
- a CDS encoding MYXO-CTERM sorting domain-containing protein — protein sequence MLPSHRPTFIPFKKWSAALLGLAAGCFMVGGVPQATALCPAPERYDELNAYIDEIWSTERYACLDVEADPVTDAATGRIWIVTDIINGCEEGILVEFEDPPYQNNEFISSGEAVTLEVQVESYQNAPQGEGELEFRVDGEDEPIVRVLYSFEGTPRDNRDVECNDEVSVGCGGCAASSSTPAHAPLTWVMVGLGLVGLGRRVRRSARS from the coding sequence ATGCTGCCATCACACCGCCCCACGTTCATCCCTTTCAAGAAATGGTCGGCCGCGCTTCTGGGGCTCGCCGCAGGATGTTTCATGGTGGGAGGGGTGCCGCAGGCGACCGCCCTTTGTCCCGCGCCCGAACGCTACGATGAGCTCAATGCCTATATCGACGAGATCTGGTCCACCGAGCGTTACGCATGTCTGGACGTCGAGGCTGACCCCGTCACCGACGCGGCGACGGGGCGCATTTGGATTGTCACGGACATCATTAACGGGTGTGAGGAAGGTATTCTGGTCGAATTCGAGGACCCGCCCTATCAAAATAACGAGTTCATTTCATCGGGAGAGGCGGTGACGTTGGAGGTGCAGGTGGAGAGCTACCAGAATGCACCGCAAGGGGAAGGCGAGCTGGAGTTTCGCGTGGACGGCGAGGACGAGCCGATCGTGCGTGTTCTCTATTCTTTTGAAGGGACACCCCGCGATAACCGCGACGTTGAGTGCAACGACGAAGTCTCGGTTGGGTGTGGCGGGTGTGCAGCCTCCAGCTCGACTCCGGCCCACGCGCCGCTGACCTGGGTGATGGTGGGGCTGGGGCTTGTGGGGTTGGGGAGGCGTGTGCGGCGCAGCGCGCGCTCCTGA
- a CDS encoding BRCT domain-containing protein — MSSITLADVKIVLSGDLSPLDPDEVKWDLIARGAYVLTSVTKTTGVLVAGPGTREALLDRAAKHGVPVLDLSGLRALLDGATVAEAVAGAAEKPATSAKARADASTLAGLRVAIVGRITGFTKASLSGQLQALGARTQARPSPHVDLLIVGESPSADGVAAMDAGVPFLRKHALDALLTGAPLSDFVAPAGPPVDDPAGRIKELVEEARPEMVAISAGEPWDDELTLTLHPGGRVVAELKHLGGTPVHDHVREVLQRRSWPKVQTSTSLTSPISFT; from the coding sequence ATGAGCAGCATCACTCTGGCAGACGTAAAAATTGTTCTTTCCGGTGATCTTAGCCCGCTGGATCCGGACGAAGTGAAGTGGGATCTGATTGCCCGAGGCGCCTACGTGCTCACGTCGGTCACGAAAACCACCGGGGTGCTTGTGGCGGGCCCTGGCACCCGGGAGGCGCTCCTTGATCGTGCCGCAAAACACGGAGTGCCGGTCCTCGACCTGTCCGGGCTTCGTGCCCTGCTTGATGGAGCGACCGTCGCGGAGGCGGTAGCCGGGGCGGCCGAGAAACCCGCGACGTCTGCGAAGGCCCGTGCCGATGCATCAACACTTGCCGGCCTGCGCGTCGCCATCGTCGGCCGCATTACCGGCTTCACGAAAGCCAGCCTTTCGGGCCAATTGCAGGCTCTCGGAGCACGGACCCAGGCCAGGCCTTCGCCCCACGTCGATCTGCTCATCGTCGGTGAGAGTCCCTCGGCCGACGGGGTTGCCGCAATGGACGCAGGCGTTCCCTTTCTCCGAAAACACGCGCTCGATGCCCTGCTGACGGGGGCACCGCTCTCAGACTTTGTAGCTCCCGCTGGCCCGCCGGTCGACGATCCGGCAGGGCGAATCAAAGAGCTTGTCGAGGAGGCCCGGCCGGAGATGGTAGCGATCTCCGCCGGAGAGCCCTGGGATGATGAGCTAACCCTCACCCTTCACCCCGGCGGCCGCGTTGTTGCGGAGCTCAAGCATCTGGGCGGAACGCCCGTGCACGATCACGTGCGCGAGGTGCTACAGCGCAGGTCGTGGCCGAAGGTTCAGACCTCCACCTCCCTTACCTCGCCCATATCCTTTACCTGA
- a CDS encoding SRPBCC family protein: MSSRDQRSDTVMALNALSRDPGAREGAGLDAINPLPFIAGALLSAYGLKRRGVLGYFLTGVGVGVAYRAARDEQLFEQDWQRRLLHTAAREMAPIQHTIAINRSPAEVYAFWREIENLAIYLPRIHNIERIDDARSTWSFKGPGDMLLKSEVELIDDQPERLLVWRAIEPSDIFHEGWVSFAPIEGGAATEVDLHLRVLAPGGKTGARLVELLGRMGPLSPAGDLARIREVLEAGIPDRVEAASSTLH, from the coding sequence ATGAGCTCGCGCGATCAACGCTCCGACACCGTGATGGCGCTCAACGCCCTGAGCCGCGACCCCGGCGCGCGCGAAGGCGCCGGTCTTGATGCCATCAACCCCCTGCCATTTATCGCCGGCGCACTTCTGAGCGCCTACGGGCTCAAGCGCCGCGGTGTGTTGGGCTACTTCCTCACCGGCGTCGGCGTTGGTGTGGCGTACCGAGCCGCCCGCGACGAGCAGCTTTTTGAGCAGGACTGGCAACGCCGCCTGCTGCACACCGCTGCCCGTGAGATGGCCCCCATCCAACACACGATCGCGATCAACCGCTCCCCGGCCGAGGTCTACGCCTTCTGGCGGGAGATTGAAAACCTGGCCATCTACCTGCCGCGCATCCACAACATCGAGCGCATCGATGATGCGCGCTCCACCTGGAGCTTCAAAGGCCCGGGCGACATGCTGCTCAAGAGCGAGGTTGAACTCATCGACGATCAGCCCGAGCGTCTTCTGGTCTGGCGCGCCATCGAGCCTTCCGACATCTTCCATGAGGGCTGGGTGAGCTTTGCTCCCATCGAAGGAGGCGCGGCCACCGAGGTTGATCTTCACCTGCGGGTGCTCGCCCCGGGGGGCAAGACAGGGGCGCGCCTGGTCGAGCTGCTGGGACGCATGGGTCCGCTCTCCCCGGCCGGCGACCTTGCCAGGATTCGCGAAGTCCTCGAAGCTGGCATTCCCGACCGGGTTGAGGCCGCTTCCTCCACCCTGCACTGA
- a CDS encoding cysteine desulfurase family protein, with protein sequence MSQRIYLDWNATAPVLPEVREAMVEALGAVHGNASSIHREGQAARAVVERARRAVARAVGAPAQAVVLTAGATESNNQVLRQHARQTTDPFIVCTVVEHPSVLETVRALEKQGVRVALWPVDSKGRLQKGWLKEQLNAGATLVSVMWANNEIGNIYDIAAIGAEVQAAGATFHVDGTQALGRIPMDFASSHIDYMTLSFHKMGGPKGIGAIVTREGLIVEALLTGGHQERGRRPGTENVPAAAGLEAAARALGTQLDTWREALGERRHSFIEALQSQIEGMELRGDTEHQLLNTLNVAFEGVDGEDLLLAIDLEGISASSGSACTAGSLEPSHVVLAMGFDEPSARRSVRLSFGPHTPMDDLERAASIIAAVVTRLRAMGVNSPV encoded by the coding sequence ATGAGCCAGCGAATCTACCTCGATTGGAACGCCACAGCGCCCGTGTTGCCCGAGGTGCGTGAGGCGATGGTGGAGGCGCTCGGCGCGGTGCATGGTAATGCATCGAGCATTCATCGCGAGGGGCAGGCCGCGCGCGCGGTCGTCGAGCGGGCCCGTCGCGCGGTCGCGCGCGCGGTCGGAGCGCCGGCGCAGGCAGTGGTGCTGACCGCCGGAGCTACCGAGAGCAACAACCAGGTCTTACGCCAGCACGCTCGCCAGACCACGGACCCTTTCATCGTCTGCACCGTCGTGGAGCATCCCTCGGTATTGGAGACGGTGCGCGCGCTTGAGAAGCAGGGCGTGCGCGTGGCGCTGTGGCCGGTCGACAGTAAGGGGCGGCTCCAGAAAGGCTGGCTTAAGGAGCAGCTCAACGCCGGCGCCACCCTGGTCAGCGTGATGTGGGCCAACAACGAGATCGGGAACATCTACGATATCGCGGCCATCGGCGCAGAGGTGCAGGCCGCCGGCGCTACCTTTCACGTCGATGGCACCCAGGCGCTGGGCCGCATCCCTATGGACTTCGCGTCGAGCCATATCGACTACATGACGCTGTCGTTCCATAAAATGGGCGGGCCCAAGGGCATCGGCGCCATTGTGACGCGCGAGGGGCTTATCGTTGAGGCGTTGCTTACCGGCGGTCATCAGGAGCGAGGGCGTCGACCGGGCACCGAGAACGTGCCGGCTGCTGCCGGACTGGAAGCCGCAGCGCGCGCGCTGGGCACCCAGCTCGATACCTGGCGTGAGGCCCTTGGCGAGCGCCGCCACAGCTTCATTGAGGCGCTTCAAAGTCAGATTGAGGGTATGGAGTTACGCGGCGATACCGAGCATCAACTTCTGAACACCCTCAACGTGGCCTTTGAGGGCGTTGACGGCGAAGATCTTTTGTTGGCGATCGATCTGGAAGGAATCAGCGCGTCGAGTGGTTCCGCCTGCACGGCAGGCTCGCTTGAGCCCAGCCACGTTGTGCTTGCCATGGGCTTTGATGAGCCCTCCGCTCGCCGCTCGGTGCGATTGAGCTTTGGACCTCATACTCCGATGGACGATCTGGAGCGGGCCGCCAGCATCATCGCCGCCGTCGTCACTCGACTTCGCGCCATGGGTGTCAACTCGCCCGTTTAA
- a CDS encoding response regulator: MTTGQMQAVGRQEEADASQRIRTKLAGRCVLLVEDDEAVRTLIALLLKDLGVEVVELGDGIEALNYVAASEVYRRSVRRPDLIVADINMPNFSGLDLLMGLRESRVRPPVVLVTAVNDEDIQAEARRLGAVSIVQKPFEVDELLGEVAGALLRAEQNDEDLVEG; the protein is encoded by the coding sequence ATGACGACAGGGCAGATGCAGGCAGTGGGGCGGCAGGAGGAGGCGGACGCCTCCCAGCGCATCCGGACGAAGCTGGCGGGACGTTGTGTGTTGCTGGTCGAGGATGATGAGGCGGTGCGGACGCTGATTGCGCTCTTGCTCAAAGACCTCGGTGTTGAGGTGGTGGAGCTGGGCGACGGGATCGAAGCGCTCAATTATGTGGCCGCCTCGGAGGTGTATCGGCGCTCGGTGCGCCGCCCGGATCTGATCGTGGCCGATATCAACATGCCCAACTTCAGCGGTCTCGATCTTTTGATGGGGCTGCGCGAGAGCCGGGTGCGCCCGCCGGTGGTGCTGGTTACCGCAGTCAACGACGAGGATATTCAGGCCGAGGCACGCCGCCTGGGAGCCGTGAGCATCGTTCAAAAACCCTTCGAGGTCGATGAACTCTTAGGAGAGGTCGCCGGCGCGCTCTTGCGTGCGGAGCAAAACGACGAAGATCTCGTCGAGGGCTGA
- a CDS encoding MXAN_6640 family putative metalloprotease yields the protein MPGHARRMVAASLATAALALGVGEAQALRPTEAGHPQSYGGEARYLDSPGGHVRVWYATEGEHRSPRVAGDGETPEIAETVAEVGDDVFEAMATHGFRLPLVDSELYPVSADDGGDERFDIYLINFEAGDGQFVPEYCTTGAPERCAGYAMLDHAFVPLYYPSRELAVKIVVSHEIFHAVQAAYRADWPVWASEGSASWYEELVYPEQDDFERLSGYYFEDSARSLNDRARGPSDGFAYGAGIFFYYLDVVFGSEMIVALAERFAASETIEDALQAELAESFGEADDALELFAIYNLFTGELAGEGEGYPQAERFAGVEVVDLPGEGAFNWEQNVDTFSARFARWDVKVPMTLTPVAVEGWPSAKLALLRGGQQGTQGYESVGVGDVVAVGPEDSPVYLVASQGLGEDAVISAQGRLLREEPQTPSSESSEDGGGGCSQAGGGRTSSVVWAFLGLCLMGRRVRRRR from the coding sequence ATGCCAGGACATGCGCGTAGGATGGTGGCGGCATCGTTGGCCACCGCGGCGTTGGCGTTGGGAGTGGGGGAGGCGCAGGCGCTGCGCCCCACCGAGGCCGGGCATCCGCAGAGTTACGGGGGGGAGGCGCGTTACCTGGACAGCCCCGGGGGGCATGTGCGGGTGTGGTACGCCACCGAAGGAGAGCACCGATCGCCGCGAGTCGCCGGCGATGGGGAAACCCCGGAGATCGCCGAGACCGTCGCCGAGGTGGGCGATGATGTTTTTGAGGCGATGGCGACCCATGGTTTTCGATTGCCGCTGGTGGACAGCGAGCTCTACCCGGTGAGCGCCGATGACGGGGGCGATGAGCGTTTTGATATTTATCTGATCAACTTTGAGGCCGGCGACGGGCAGTTTGTGCCCGAGTATTGCACCACGGGGGCGCCCGAGCGGTGTGCGGGCTATGCGATGCTCGATCACGCCTTTGTGCCGCTGTATTACCCCTCGCGTGAGCTCGCGGTGAAGATCGTGGTCAGCCACGAGATCTTTCATGCGGTGCAGGCTGCCTACCGCGCCGACTGGCCGGTGTGGGCCTCGGAGGGAAGTGCGAGCTGGTATGAGGAGTTGGTTTACCCGGAGCAGGACGATTTTGAGCGCCTCTCCGGCTACTACTTTGAAGATTCGGCACGCAGCCTCAACGATCGGGCCCGCGGCCCCTCCGATGGATTTGCGTACGGGGCGGGGATCTTTTTCTATTACCTGGATGTGGTCTTCGGCTCAGAGATGATCGTGGCGTTGGCGGAGCGTTTTGCCGCGTCGGAGACGATCGAAGATGCGCTCCAGGCCGAGCTCGCTGAGAGCTTCGGTGAGGCTGATGACGCGCTGGAGCTCTTTGCGATCTACAACCTCTTCACAGGTGAGTTGGCCGGTGAGGGTGAGGGCTACCCGCAGGCGGAGCGTTTCGCCGGGGTCGAGGTGGTGGATCTTCCGGGGGAGGGGGCGTTCAACTGGGAGCAAAACGTCGACACGTTTAGCGCGCGTTTTGCCCGCTGGGATGTGAAGGTGCCGATGACCCTTACGCCGGTGGCGGTGGAGGGCTGGCCCTCGGCGAAGCTGGCGTTGCTTCGCGGTGGTCAGCAGGGCACCCAGGGCTATGAGAGCGTCGGGGTCGGAGACGTGGTAGCGGTCGGGCCGGAAGACTCACCGGTGTATCTGGTCGCGAGTCAGGGCCTGGGCGAGGATGCGGTGATCAGCGCGCAGGGGCGTCTTCTGCGCGAGGAGCCGCAGACCCCGTCGAGCGAGAGCAGTGAAGACGGCGGGGGCGGCTGCTCGCAGGCCGGTGGTGGTCGCACCTCAAGCGTGGTCTGGGCGTTTCTGGGACTATGTTTGATGGGACGACGCGTGCGTCGCAGGCGATGA
- a CDS encoding YicC/YloC family endoribonuclease, translated as MSMTGFGAARLECHGRSLRVECKSVNHRTLEVRVHASRELRWLEPHVLRAARARLGRGRVDVRLELGAPAEHQGGFDAIDPARFDEVAHRLRELSEASLATAQVTLSDVLSYRSYFERDDAERFDESALEVLLPAVVQALDRLQEARRAEGAGINDDLRGHLGDLGSRIDAVEALDEVERPAYRSRIETRLRQAVSDFGVGQIDEERLAQELAYVAERGDISEELQRARSHVERLGLVLDEAGEEGVGKKIDFYLQELIREVNTMGSKSHLAEQSDLVVEMKSIIEKMREQSANVA; from the coding sequence ATGAGTATGACGGGGTTTGGGGCGGCGCGGCTTGAATGTCACGGGCGAAGTTTGCGTGTGGAGTGCAAGAGCGTGAACCACCGCACGCTGGAGGTGCGCGTGCATGCGAGCCGCGAGCTGCGCTGGCTTGAGCCGCATGTGCTGCGGGCGGCGCGCGCGCGTCTGGGGCGGGGGCGAGTCGATGTGCGCCTGGAACTGGGCGCGCCCGCTGAGCATCAGGGGGGCTTTGACGCCATCGACCCCGCGCGTTTCGATGAGGTCGCGCACAGACTTCGTGAGCTGAGTGAGGCCAGTCTGGCGACAGCTCAGGTTACCCTCTCCGATGTGCTGAGCTATCGCAGCTATTTTGAGCGCGATGACGCCGAGCGTTTTGATGAGAGTGCGCTTGAGGTGCTGCTCCCTGCAGTGGTGCAGGCGCTGGACCGTCTTCAGGAAGCGCGCCGGGCTGAAGGGGCGGGCATCAACGATGACCTTCGCGGACACCTTGGCGACCTTGGCAGCCGCATTGATGCCGTCGAGGCCCTCGACGAGGTGGAGCGCCCCGCCTACCGAAGCCGCATTGAGACGCGACTTCGCCAGGCTGTGAGTGACTTCGGAGTGGGGCAGATCGACGAGGAGCGCCTGGCCCAGGAGCTGGCCTACGTGGCCGAGCGCGGCGACATCTCCGAGGAGCTGCAGCGTGCCCGCTCGCATGTCGAGCGCCTCGGCCTGGTGCTCGATGAGGCTGGCGAGGAGGGCGTGGGTAAGAAGATCGACTTCTACCTTCAGGAGCTCATACGCGAGGTCAACACCATGGGCTCCAAGAGCCACCTGGCTGAGCAAAGTGACCTGGTGGTCGAGATGAAGAGCATCATCGAGAAGATGCGCGAGCAGAGCGCCAACGTGGCTTAA
- a CDS encoding Sec-independent protein translocase subunit TatA/TatB, giving the protein MFGLGTTELLIIAFILVLIFGLGKLPHAAKQLGLGVKNFQDSVRGKDEEQASIEDKSADRATRDAAVTSDERVDTKA; this is encoded by the coding sequence ATGTTTGGTCTCGGAACTACCGAACTTCTCATCATCGCCTTTATCCTCGTGCTGATCTTCGGCCTGGGGAAACTTCCCCACGCCGCCAAGCAGCTGGGCCTGGGGGTGAAGAACTTCCAGGACTCGGTGCGCGGCAAAGATGAGGAGCAGGCATCGATTGAAGATAAGTCTGCCGATCGCGCCACCCGCGACGCCGCGGTGACCAGCGACGAGCGCGTCGACACCAAGGCCTAA
- a CDS encoding HAD family hydrolase, with protein MTQTTRRPAAFFDLDRTLIAINSAFVYARHERRAGRISALQFLKASAWMGLYHLSLVDMERAFAEAVRHYRGQSADSLRERTREFFNDHVLKTVQPGAEAVLERHRTQAHPLVLLTASSPYMSKLAAEHWQLDAWLSNRFPIDEQGALRGIFERPICYGPGKIFWAKTWAEQAGVDLQASYFYTDSYSDLPMLLEVGHPRVVNPDPRLRREALRRGWTIEDWSS; from the coding sequence ATGACCCAGACCACCCGGCGGCCCGCCGCCTTCTTCGACCTCGACCGCACCCTGATCGCCATCAACAGCGCCTTTGTGTACGCGCGCCACGAGCGGCGAGCCGGGCGCATCTCGGCGCTGCAATTCTTGAAGGCCTCGGCGTGGATGGGACTCTACCATCTCTCGCTCGTCGATATGGAGCGGGCCTTCGCCGAGGCGGTGCGCCACTACCGCGGCCAGTCAGCAGATTCATTGCGCGAGCGCACCCGAGAGTTCTTCAACGATCACGTGCTCAAGACGGTGCAGCCCGGTGCGGAAGCGGTCCTGGAGCGTCACCGCACCCAGGCGCACCCCCTGGTTCTGCTCACGGCGAGCAGCCCCTATATGTCAAAGCTGGCCGCGGAGCACTGGCAGCTCGATGCCTGGCTCTCCAACCGCTTTCCTATCGACGAGCAGGGAGCGCTGCGGGGCATCTTCGAGCGCCCCATCTGCTACGGCCCCGGCAAGATCTTCTGGGCGAAGACGTGGGCAGAACAGGCCGGCGTCGACCTTCAAGCCTCCTACTTCTACACCGATTCTTACTCGGATCTGCCCATGCTTCTGGAGGTCGGTCACCCGAGGGTGGTCAACCCCGATCCGCGTCTCCGGCGCGAGGCCCTTCGCCGCGGCTGGACCATCGAGGACTGGTCCAGCTGA
- a CDS encoding HmuY family protein gives MKVKCAWIGVALAAGLMVGCGEGSEAEEPLVIQEDVGDGDVEQIGEVDDRDALAELPCGEEMLADWPLLEEVSSGAVEVSEQGGVFSATIDASAGGTQGVASNPFVYLNLATGEKAQLNDVEAALSEEWHLGFKRVVIRSNSGDSGPGGVLVTKMSNTSFEDVDSVPGNPEAYRTDDTYDASCTPELDPIGTPMTAFNYLNLNNPSGSQSWYSYGGGVSPVAGDVYVLRVPSTGEAYKMEITGWTGGEFELRWAEIN, from the coding sequence ATGAAGGTGAAGTGCGCGTGGATTGGCGTGGCGTTGGCCGCGGGGCTCATGGTCGGGTGTGGAGAGGGGAGCGAGGCGGAAGAGCCCCTCGTGATCCAGGAAGATGTCGGCGACGGGGATGTCGAGCAGATTGGTGAAGTCGACGATCGCGACGCACTCGCCGAGCTTCCCTGTGGTGAGGAGATGCTGGCGGATTGGCCACTGCTGGAAGAGGTTTCGAGCGGGGCGGTGGAGGTCAGCGAGCAAGGGGGCGTGTTCAGCGCCACGATCGACGCGAGCGCCGGCGGCACGCAGGGGGTGGCGAGCAACCCCTTTGTGTACCTCAACCTGGCGACCGGCGAAAAAGCGCAACTCAACGACGTGGAAGCCGCGCTCAGTGAGGAGTGGCATCTGGGCTTTAAGCGCGTTGTGATTCGCAGTAACAGCGGTGACTCGGGCCCGGGCGGCGTGCTCGTGACCAAAATGAGCAACACGAGCTTTGAAGATGTCGACTCGGTGCCCGGCAATCCGGAGGCCTACCGCACCGACGATACCTACGATGCGAGCTGCACCCCGGAGCTCGACCCGATCGGGACGCCGATGACGGCGTTCAACTACCTGAACCTGAACAACCCGTCGGGCTCGCAGTCCTGGTACAGCTACGGCGGCGGCGTCTCGCCAGTTGCCGGCGACGTCTATGTGCTGCGCGTGCCGAGCACGGGGGAGGCGTACAAGATGGAGATCACCGGGTGGACCGGCGGTGAGTTTGAGTTGCGCTGGGCGGAGATCAACTGA